The Lepidochelys kempii isolate rLepKem1 chromosome 5, rLepKem1.hap2, whole genome shotgun sequence genome window below encodes:
- the RMI1 gene encoding recQ-mediated genome instability protein 1 isoform X2, with amino-acid sequence MSASSVAGKVETWLSSTWHVKVPLTWLEACINWIQQENGCNLTQAQINKQIDSLVDVSQPAYSQLQKIRGKNTVNEEVTANTQAPQKSWEAKPTRMLMLQLTDGIHQIQGMEYQPIPVLHSNLPPGTKITIQGNIAYRLGVLLLKSENVKLLGGEVDALLEDYAQERVLARVIGEAENPNPVKQHDHEQGILGAVDELGQTLGPSDEELLASLDENDEFTINPEVPLESGYCSRSNNSNTATHLLLSSNENYSQQGFGILLPGANEEQSVPAMEDVDGDLDDFSLEDDLFLEEEIQEEIQTMQSPVINKAIDIITQRFSHMPRSSLSYTSEKDDRGQLDSVSKEKSCGRELSVGDESSTSNFSLHHNVQHSKSFTNDFSLEHVLEQKCNKIDVVKSSQKNCSFSGSRLLNKRPVNFSKTDSEINKQNYCVQTFSYRATEKCKSLELDSPPFTYISVLLAYTAETVTTVKVKAFIVTLTGNLTSSSGFWNIMAKISDGTAYLEVDIADEILTSLIGFSVPEMKQLRKDPILHQKLKDGLQKCQRELIDLCCLMTIEFNPFQSKATVLILQDVDAVDLENLKKRLDK; translated from the exons ATGAGTGCATCTAGTGTTGCAGGAAAAGTGGAAACCTGGCTTTCTTCTACGTGGCATGTTAAAGTTCCTCTGACGTGGCTAGAAGCTTGTATTAACTGGATCCAACAAGAAAATGGTTGTAATTTAACTCAAGCTCAGATTAACAAACAG ATTGATTCACTGGTGGATGTTAGCCAGCCTGCATATTCCCAGTTGCAAAAGATTAGAGGAAAAAATACTGTAAATGAAGAAGTAACAGCCAACACTCAGGCACCCCAAAAGTCCTGGGAAGCAAAGCCTACCCGAATGCTGATGCTGCAGCTAACTGATGGAATACATCAAATTCAGGGTATGGAATACCAACCCATTCCTGTCCTCCATAGTAATCTTCCTCCAGGTACAAAAATTACAATACAGGGTAACATTGCATATCGTCTTGGAGTTCTTTTGCTAAAATCAGAAAATGTTAAATTGTTGGGGGGCGAAGTAGATGCTCTTCTGGAGGACTATGCTCAGGAAAGAGTCCTTGCCAGGGTAATTGGAGAAGCTGAGAACCCTAATCCTGTCAAGCAGCATGATCATGAACAAGGCATTTTAGGAGCTGTTGATGAACTAGGACAAACTCTAGGACCTTCAGATGAAGAGCTTCTAGCAAGTCTTGATGAAAATGATGAATTTACCATAAATCCTGAAGTTCCTTTAGAAAGTGGATATTGTAGCAGAAGTAACAACTCAAATACAGCCACACATTTGCTCCTTTCAAGCAATGAAAACTACTCACAACAGGGATTTGGGATCCTCTTGCCTGGGGCAAATGAAGAACAAAGTGTTCCAGCTATGGAGGATGTTGATGGAGATTTAGATGACTTCTCATTGGAAGATGACTTGTTTTTAGAAGAGGAGATCCAAGAAGAAATTCAGACAATGCAGTCACCGGTCATAAACAAAGCCATAGATATCATTACACAAAGATTTTCACATATGCCAAGATCTTCACTAAGTTACACATCTGAAAAAGATGACAGAGGTCAGTTGGATTCAGTTAGCAAAGAAAAATCCTGTGGGAGAGAACTGTCTGTTGGTGATGAAAGTAGTACAAGTAATTTTTCACTACATCATAATGTACAACACTCCAAGAGCTTTACCAACGATTTCTCCTTGGAACATGTTCTTGAGCAGAAGTGTAATAAGATAGATGTAGTTAAGAGCAGTCAAAAAAATTGTAGTTTTTCTGGCAGTAGATTGTTAAACAAAAGACCAGTTAATTTTTCAAAAACTGATTCAgagataaacaaacaaaattactGTGTACAAACCTTTTCTTACAGAGCAACAGAGAAATGCAAAAGTCTTGAGTTAGATTCCCCACCTTTTACATATATTTCTGTTCTACTTGCATATACCGCAGAAACTGTTACAACAGTGAAAGTTAAAGCCTTTATTGTAACCCTTACTGGAAATCTCACAAGCAGCAGTGGCTTCTGGAATATAATGGCAAAAATCTCTGATGGTACCGCTTATCTAGAGGTAGACATTGCTGATGAAATTCTAACAAGCTTAATTGGATTTTCAGTGCCTGAAATGAAACAGTTAAGGAAAGATCCCATTCTACATCAGAAGCTTAAGGATGGTTTGCAGAAATGCCAAAGAGAACTGATAGATCTTTGTTGTTTGATGACTATTGAATTTAATCCCTTTCAGTCTAAAGCAACAGTACTAATTTTACAAGATGTTGATGCAGTAGATCTAGAAAACTTGAAGAAACGTTTAGATAAATAG
- the RMI1 gene encoding recQ-mediated genome instability protein 1 isoform X1 yields the protein MSASSVAGKVETWLSSTWHVKVPLTWLEACINWIQQENGCNLTQAQINKQVFEQWLLTDLRDLDYPVLPDCILDGPKGELNGFYSIQIDSLVDVSQPAYSQLQKIRGKNTVNEEVTANTQAPQKSWEAKPTRMLMLQLTDGIHQIQGMEYQPIPVLHSNLPPGTKITIQGNIAYRLGVLLLKSENVKLLGGEVDALLEDYAQERVLARVIGEAENPNPVKQHDHEQGILGAVDELGQTLGPSDEELLASLDENDEFTINPEVPLESGYCSRSNNSNTATHLLLSSNENYSQQGFGILLPGANEEQSVPAMEDVDGDLDDFSLEDDLFLEEEIQEEIQTMQSPVINKAIDIITQRFSHMPRSSLSYTSEKDDRGQLDSVSKEKSCGRELSVGDESSTSNFSLHHNVQHSKSFTNDFSLEHVLEQKCNKIDVVKSSQKNCSFSGSRLLNKRPVNFSKTDSEINKQNYCVQTFSYRATEKCKSLELDSPPFTYISVLLAYTAETVTTVKVKAFIVTLTGNLTSSSGFWNIMAKISDGTAYLEVDIADEILTSLIGFSVPEMKQLRKDPILHQKLKDGLQKCQRELIDLCCLMTIEFNPFQSKATVLILQDVDAVDLENLKKRLDK from the coding sequence ATGAGTGCATCTAGTGTTGCAGGAAAAGTGGAAACCTGGCTTTCTTCTACGTGGCATGTTAAAGTTCCTCTGACGTGGCTAGAAGCTTGTATTAACTGGATCCAACAAGAAAATGGTTGTAATTTAACTCAAGCTCAGATTAACAAACAGGTATTTGAACAGTGGCTTCTTACAGATCTGAGAGATTTGGACTATCCTGTTTTGCCTGATTGTATCTTAGATGGTCCAAAAGGAGAACTGAATGGCTTTTATTCCATACAGATTGATTCACTGGTGGATGTTAGCCAGCCTGCATATTCCCAGTTGCAAAAGATTAGAGGAAAAAATACTGTAAATGAAGAAGTAACAGCCAACACTCAGGCACCCCAAAAGTCCTGGGAAGCAAAGCCTACCCGAATGCTGATGCTGCAGCTAACTGATGGAATACATCAAATTCAGGGTATGGAATACCAACCCATTCCTGTCCTCCATAGTAATCTTCCTCCAGGTACAAAAATTACAATACAGGGTAACATTGCATATCGTCTTGGAGTTCTTTTGCTAAAATCAGAAAATGTTAAATTGTTGGGGGGCGAAGTAGATGCTCTTCTGGAGGACTATGCTCAGGAAAGAGTCCTTGCCAGGGTAATTGGAGAAGCTGAGAACCCTAATCCTGTCAAGCAGCATGATCATGAACAAGGCATTTTAGGAGCTGTTGATGAACTAGGACAAACTCTAGGACCTTCAGATGAAGAGCTTCTAGCAAGTCTTGATGAAAATGATGAATTTACCATAAATCCTGAAGTTCCTTTAGAAAGTGGATATTGTAGCAGAAGTAACAACTCAAATACAGCCACACATTTGCTCCTTTCAAGCAATGAAAACTACTCACAACAGGGATTTGGGATCCTCTTGCCTGGGGCAAATGAAGAACAAAGTGTTCCAGCTATGGAGGATGTTGATGGAGATTTAGATGACTTCTCATTGGAAGATGACTTGTTTTTAGAAGAGGAGATCCAAGAAGAAATTCAGACAATGCAGTCACCGGTCATAAACAAAGCCATAGATATCATTACACAAAGATTTTCACATATGCCAAGATCTTCACTAAGTTACACATCTGAAAAAGATGACAGAGGTCAGTTGGATTCAGTTAGCAAAGAAAAATCCTGTGGGAGAGAACTGTCTGTTGGTGATGAAAGTAGTACAAGTAATTTTTCACTACATCATAATGTACAACACTCCAAGAGCTTTACCAACGATTTCTCCTTGGAACATGTTCTTGAGCAGAAGTGTAATAAGATAGATGTAGTTAAGAGCAGTCAAAAAAATTGTAGTTTTTCTGGCAGTAGATTGTTAAACAAAAGACCAGTTAATTTTTCAAAAACTGATTCAgagataaacaaacaaaattactGTGTACAAACCTTTTCTTACAGAGCAACAGAGAAATGCAAAAGTCTTGAGTTAGATTCCCCACCTTTTACATATATTTCTGTTCTACTTGCATATACCGCAGAAACTGTTACAACAGTGAAAGTTAAAGCCTTTATTGTAACCCTTACTGGAAATCTCACAAGCAGCAGTGGCTTCTGGAATATAATGGCAAAAATCTCTGATGGTACCGCTTATCTAGAGGTAGACATTGCTGATGAAATTCTAACAAGCTTAATTGGATTTTCAGTGCCTGAAATGAAACAGTTAAGGAAAGATCCCATTCTACATCAGAAGCTTAAGGATGGTTTGCAGAAATGCCAAAGAGAACTGATAGATCTTTGTTGTTTGATGACTATTGAATTTAATCCCTTTCAGTCTAAAGCAACAGTACTAATTTTACAAGATGTTGATGCAGTAGATCTAGAAAACTTGAAGAAACGTTTAGATAAATAG